The Deltaproteobacteria bacterium genome segment TTTGACGCGCCGAGGCGGCCCGTCGGTCCGGGTTGCAGATGGCCCGCGCGCTCCGGAAACTCCGCGCCGAGGCACTCGAGCCGCCCCGTCTGGCCGATCGCGATCACCACCGCCGTGGCGTCGATCTTGAACCAGCTTCCCTCGATGGGCCGGGGCGTTCGCCAACCGGTCGCGTCGGGCTCGCCGAGCACCACGCGGTCGAGCACGAGCCCGCAGGCCGCGTCGTTCTTGGTCAGGATTTCGCGCGTTCCGACCGACGTGACGAGGTCCACGCCCTCGCGCAACGCCTCGACGATCTCCTCGGCGAAGGCCGGCATCTCGTGCTGTTCGGTCAGCGAATAGATCGTCACCTCCGCGCCGAGCCGCCGCGCCGAGCGCGCCGCGTCGATCGCCGTGTTACCGTCGCCGATCACCGCCACGTGATCGCCGATATCGGGCGTCTCGCCGCGAGCGACGGCTTCGAGAAACGCGAGGCCCGTGTACACGCGCTTCGCATCCTCGCCCGCCACCTTGAGCGAAAACGACCGGTACGCGCCGGTGGCGACGAAGACCGCGTCGGCTTCGCGAATCTTCGCGAAATCTTCGGGTGTCTCGACGCGCACGTCGCCCTGAAAACGCACCCCCATGTCCCAAATGCGCTTCGTCTCCGCGGCGATCACGTCCCTCGGCAGCCGGTAAGGCGGGATGCCGTAACGCAGCACGCCGCCGGGCTCGGGTTGCGCGTCGAAAACCGTCACTTCGTGACCCATGCGCGCGAGGTGATACGCGGCGGCCAGCCCCGCTGGGCCCGCGCCGAGCACGTGGACGCGTTTGCCGGTGGGCGGGCGAAGTGGCTGCGCCGCCAGATGATCGCGCGCCCAGTCGCCCACGTAGCGTTCCATCGCGTGAATCGCGATGGGGCGGTCGAACTGGCCGCGATTGCACGCCGTTTCGCACGGATGAAAACACACGCGCCCGCACACCCCGGGCAGCGGGTTTTCGTCGAGCAGCACGCGCGCGGCCTCGTTGAGCCGACCGTCCTCGACGAGGGCGAGAAACGATTCGACGTCGTTTCCCGCGGGGCAGCCCTGATTGCACGGCGGCGTCTTGTTGACGTAGAGCGGGCGCATGTAGCGCCAGGAACCGGTGGGGTTCCACAGCATCGACGCCAGCGACACGACGCGGTCGGGGACCTGTTCGAGTTTCTGGAAGACAATGGGGGCGGGTCTTGCCATGACGCACTTCCCGGTTGGGATTTTATTTCGCGTTCAGTTCATCCGCGTCTGCTCGAATGCGTCGCGGGCCGCGCGCGCATTGGATTCGCCCTTGAAGGGCACCTCCTCCAAAATCGCCTCGACGACGTGGTCGATGTTCACGATCCCCAGCGCCCTTGCCGCCGCGCCGAGAATCGCCGTGTTGACGATCGGGCTCTGACGGCTGCCCAGGTGGTATTCGACCGCGATGGACGAGGCATCGACGCACACCACTCGAAAACGCTCGAGTTTCGTGTAGTGCTCCGGCGCGGAGTCGGAGTTGATGAGGATCGTGCCGCCGTCCTTGAGCCCGGCCGTTACGTCCACGGCGTCGATGAGCGTGGGGTCGAGTACGATCAGATGATCGGGGCGATAGATGTTGTTGCGCAGATAGATGCGATCTTCATCGACGCGCAGAAACGCCTCGACCGGCGCGCCGCGCCGCTCGACGCCGAACTTGGGAAAGCTCTGGACGAAACGGCCTTCCTTGAAGATCGCGCACGCGAGAATCTTGGAGGCGATGACGGCGCCCTGCCCGCCCCGGCCATGGAAACGCAGTTCGATCATGGGCAACTCCCCAAGGACAACAAAATCCGCGGGCGCGGTCGTCAGTCCGCCTTCGGCAGCAGGACGGCGACGGCGCGCGCGCGGCTCGGACCCTTCGCACGTACGCGATGCGGCAGATCCGAGTAGAAATACAAACTGTCGCCGGGCATCAGCTCGATCGTCCGCCCGTCACCTTCGAAGAGCACGACGCCCTCGAGCACGAACAGGAATTCCTCGCCGTCGTGCGACGCCGTTTCGATCTGCTCGGCGATCTCCGGATTGAAATCAATGAGAAAGGGCTCCATGTGCTTGCCGACGAGCTGCCACGCGAGCGATTCGTAGGTGTACGAAAGGCGCGGCGTGGCATCGTCGCGCGACGACTTCACCTTGAGCCGCTGCGCCGCGGGCACGTGCTCGATCTTCTGCACCGGGTGCTTGTCGGTGAAGAAGTGATCCATGCCCACGCCCAGCGCCTTGGCAATGTTGAGCAACGTGCCGAGCGTCGGCGGAACGACGTCGGTCTCGATCTGCTTGAGCAGAACGGGGGTCACCCCCGCCTGCTTCGCGAGATCGTCCACCATGACGCTGTTCGACTCGCGAAGTAACCGGATTTTACGACCGATTCCGAGACGCTTGAGTTCCTGATCGGCGGCACGAGGGGCGGCGGTTGGCATGAGGATAACCCGTTGGAAAAGGCCGCAAAGGGCGGCATCGATCAAGCGCCCCCAGACTAGCGGATTTCCATGTCCAATTCAAGGAAAAATGAATGGCGATTCAGATTTCGGGTCGGTTCGGGGGTGCGGCGACACACCCCCGGCGGACGTCGAAGACGTCAGGCGGCGGTGGCGGAACGCCGGGCCGGCTTGTCCGCCTTGACGGTTTTCGTCTCGGCAATTGTCGCGCGGCCGAACGCGCACGGGACCGGACAATGCCCGCAAAGCGGCTTGCTCTTCAGGCAGAAGTCCTTGGCCAGATGGACGATCTCGGCGTGATACTCGTTGAAGAGCCTCGCGTCGGCCGGTAGCGCCGCCTCGAAAAACTCCTGCGCTTTGGGATACGTGATCTTCTCTTCGAAGAAGCCATGACGGCTGAAAACGCGCTTGGTGTACGCATCGATCACGAAAACGGGCCGCTCCAGCGCGTAAAGCAGGATGGAATCGACCGTCTCCGGCCCGAGGCCCGGCAGTTCGAGCAGCCGGTGGCGCAGCGCGTCGGTGTCGATCGCGTGCATCGCCTCGATGCGTCCGCCGAATTCGTTCATTAGGAACGCTGCGAACGACTTCAGCTTCTTCGCCTTCTCGTTGAAATAGCCCGACGGACGGATGAGTTCGGCCAGGTGCTCGATCGGCATCACGTCGAGGCAATGCGGCGTCAGCACGCACTCGCGCTTGAGATTCGCAATTGCGCGCTCGACGTTTTTCCACGACGTGTTCTGCGTCAGAATCGCGCCGACGCACACCTCGAACGGAGTTTCGGCGGGCCACCAGCCCAGCGGACCGAAGAATTTGGATAGACGCAGGTGTAGATCGAGAAGAGAGGGCGATTTGGGCATGACATGCATCCTATCGGTCGCCGCAACAGGAGTTGTCGGCGCCGCAAAGCGGACATGCACGTCATTTAGACCCGTTGCGCCGCCTTGTCAAAGAAAAAACGACGGGACGGTAAGCCGGTCGCATCGCGCGCGAAACGAGCGCGAAAACGCCGAGCGCCATGGCCGCTTCAAGCCAGAATGTCCAGGACATGTTCATCCATCTCCATGACGCGTTTGAGCACCGTCAGATTGGCCTGCTGTTCGCGTTCGGCGAGCTTGAGGTCCACGACGTCCTCGACGAGATGCTCACCGCCGCTCTCGGGGTTCGCAATCGACGAGGCCGCGCGATTCAAACGCTCATGCGAGCGCCCGATGCCGCGAAGGGCCGAATCGATCGCCGAAACCGTCATGCGCGCCTCCCGGGGGACGTGACTCCCCTCATGAGGAAGTCATCGGTGCATTTTCGCTGAAGCTCAAGGAGGGGCGTATTTTTGTAACGGCGGGTACGGTTCATCGGCAGTAGGTGTCGAGGCAGTGCAGTTCGCACAGGTTGAACGCCTCGCACCCGCCCTCGTCGCCCTGACACGCGCATTCGCACTCCACGTAACCGTCCATGTCCGCGCAGTTGCCCGCGTCGGAATAAAACGCCAGGCACTCGGCGCGCGTCTCGTGCGTTCCGCATTCCACCGACTGAGCGCACACGGCCTGCGGGCCGCAAGAGCGCTGCGTGCCGCGCGTCATGCCGACCGCGCCGCCGTAACCGTCGTCCACGTCGTCGTCGTGCTCGCACGCGATCGCAATGGAGAGCGCGGCGACGATCACCGCCAAAATTCCCACCAAGACTGCCAGTCGCATCACGCGTTCCAAATTCGTTCCTCGCGACAAAAAGCCGCGCCGGGCACGTAAATTTGCAAATTTCGAGCCGACGCACCCGAATCGCGTACCGGACGGTTTGAGTCTGGAGCGAAGTGTGGGGATGTCATGGTGAGCGAAGCGAAGAATCCCTTGATTTTCCAGCGGTTAGAGATCCTTCGCTGCGCTCAGGATGACATGGCCGGGGGCGACCGCAAAGACTGTCCTCGAATACCGAGAACGAAAAACGTCGCGGACGGGCTCACGCGTTCGGGCCGCGCGAACCGAAAAACTCGCCACCGGTCTCAGTTTTTCACGGGCGGCGCGAACGCAATTTCGCTCAGCGCCCGCTCGTCACTTGCCGGAAACGGTCAATTCGCCGAAGCGGATCGACGGCGCCCACGTGCCGCCCCGCGTGTCGAGGTCGTCGCCCACGGCGTCGATCGCGCGCATCATGTCGTTCATGTGCGCGGCCACG includes the following:
- a CDS encoding FAD-dependent oxidoreductase, with protein sequence MARPAPIVFQKLEQVPDRVVSLASMLWNPTGSWRYMRPLYVNKTPPCNQGCPAGNDVESFLALVEDGRLNEAARVLLDENPLPGVCGRVCFHPCETACNRGQFDRPIAIHAMERYVGDWARDHLAAQPLRPPTGKRVHVLGAGPAGLAAAYHLARMGHEVTVFDAQPEPGGVLRYGIPPYRLPRDVIAAETKRIWDMGVRFQGDVRVETPEDFAKIREADAVFVATGAYRSFSLKVAGEDAKRVYTGLAFLEAVARGETPDIGDHVAVIGDGNTAIDAARSARRLGAEVTIYSLTEQHEMPAFAEEIVEALREGVDLVTSVGTREILTKNDAACGLVLDRVVLGEPDATGWRTPRPIEGSWFKIDATAVVIAIGQTGRLECLGAEFPERAGHLQPGPTGRLGASNVFAGGDCSDGPNTVAHAIGDGKKAAVAIDRMLRGEDSDTVGEILVGSFGGVSVARYLAAGGAEGGRAHLGNTDARHVVAYGELNLNYFHEAPRAVLTHRPVASRMDNFDEIVSTIDDTAADHESRRCFHCGVCTECDNCYVFCPDVAIAPKDDAFGYDINLDYCKGCGVCVHECPRNAMAMDKE
- a CDS encoding 2-oxoacid:acceptor oxidoreductase family protein, translated to MIELRFHGRGGQGAVIASKILACAIFKEGRFVQSFPKFGVERRGAPVEAFLRVDEDRIYLRNNIYRPDHLIVLDPTLIDAVDVTAGLKDGGTILINSDSAPEHYTKLERFRVVCVDASSIAVEYHLGSRQSPIVNTAILGAAARALGIVNIDHVVEAILEEVPFKGESNARAARDAFEQTRMN
- a CDS encoding helix-turn-helix transcriptional regulator; this encodes MPTAAPRAADQELKRLGIGRKIRLLRESNSVMVDDLAKQAGVTPVLLKQIETDVVPPTLGTLLNIAKALGVGMDHFFTDKHPVQKIEHVPAAQRLKVKSSRDDATPRLSYTYESLAWQLVGKHMEPFLIDFNPEIAEQIETASHDGEEFLFVLEGVVLFEGDGRTIELMPGDSLYFYSDLPHRVRAKGPSRARAVAVLLPKAD
- a CDS encoding endonuclease III domain-containing protein, whose translation is MPKSPSLLDLHLRLSKFFGPLGWWPAETPFEVCVGAILTQNTSWKNVERAIANLKRECVLTPHCLDVMPIEHLAELIRPSGYFNEKAKKLKSFAAFLMNEFGGRIEAMHAIDTDALRHRLLELPGLGPETVDSILLYALERPVFVIDAYTKRVFSRHGFFEEKITYPKAQEFFEAALPADARLFNEYHAEIVHLAKDFCLKSKPLCGHCPVPCAFGRATIAETKTVKADKPARRSATAA